The Geothrix oryzae DNA window CACCAGGGCATCGGCCCCAAACGGATCGACCTCCACGCCCGCAGCCGCCAGCTCCGCCAGGAAGGGCTGGAGACGGGCCAGGGCCTCCGGGCCCAGCTGCACGACCTGGGGCGGCATCAGGGGCTGGATGGCGGGCGCGTGGCGGCGCAGGAAGAGCCGCTCGAAGAGCACCCGCTCATGGGCCACATGCTGATCCACGATCCAGAGTTCCGGCCCCGCAGGGCCGGTGATCTCCGCCAGCAGGTAGGTGCGCTGGAAGGCCCCCAGGTACCGGATGCCCGCCTCTGAGCCCAGGCCCTCCGCCACGCCCGAGGGCGCCGGCTCGTACGCATAGACGGCCTCCGGCGGTGGCGTGACGAAGGCCTCCTCCAGGGCCCGGTACCCGCCGAGGGCTCCCCCCGAATGATCGGACCAGAGCCGCGGATGCTGGGGCACCAGCCGGCGCGAGGGATCCAGCTCGAACTCGGCCTCCAGAGGCTTGGGGGGCAGCTCCAGCACCGACGCCAACCCGCCGCGCAGCTTCGCCCAGGCCTCCTCGGCGCCCCCCCGCACCCAGGCGAAGATGCGCTGGGGTTCGCGGAAGCGCACCTCGGCCTTGGTGGGATGCACATTCACATCCACCGCCTCGGGGGGCAGCTCCAGGAAGAGCACGGCCGCCGGGTACGAGCCCTTGGCGAAGGTGCCGGACCAGGCCTCGGAGAGCGCCGCCAGCAGCAGGCGGTCCCGCACGGCCCGGCCATTCACGAACAGGTAGAGGTGGTTCCGGTCGCGGAAGCTCAGATCCGGCGGCGACACGAAGCCCCGCAGGCGCCAGGGGGGCTCCCCGTTCACGAAGGGCACCAGGCGGCCAAGCTTCTCGCCCAGAAGCGGCGCCAGACGCTGCCCCGGGTCGTCCACGGGCGGCAGCACCAGGGGCGTGCCGCGATCTGGGCGGAGGGTCCAGTGGACCCCGGGCGAGCTCAGGGCCAGCCGCGCCACGGCGCCCCAGAGCTGGGCGTGCTCCGTGTCCGTGGACTTCAGGAAGCGGCGTCGCGCCGGCAGCTGGGCGAACAGATCCCGCACGGTCACGGTGGTGCCGCGGCTGCGGGAGACCGGCGCCACCTCCTTGATGACGCCGAATTCGCAGCGCAGACGGTGGCCCGCGCCCTCGGATTCCGCGCTCGTGAGGTCGAAGCGGCTGACGCTGGCGATGCTGGGCAGGGCCTCGCCGCGGAAGCCGAAACTGGCCAGGTGCCCCAGATCCTCCGCCGTGCGCACCTTGCTGGTGGCGTGGCGTTCCAGGGCCAGGTACAGGTCGTCCCGGGCCATGCCCGAACCGTCGTCTGCCACCTCCAGGAAGCGCTTGCCGCCCTCTTCCCAGGCCACCTCGACGCGGCGCGCACCGGCATCCAGGGCGTTCTCCACCAGCTCCTTCAGCACCGAGCTGGGTCGCTCCACCACCTCCCCGGCGGCGATCTGGTTGGCCACCTGGTCGGGCAGGATCCGGATTCGGGACATGGGTAAGACGCTATCAGCTGTCCGGCCCCACCCGTACAGGGAAGGCGGGAAGGATCCCCCGCGAAAGGGCACACTGGTGTCATGAACTGTCGATCCCTCGCCGCCGGCATCGCCCTTCTGTCCGCCCTGGTCCAGGCGGCGCCCCGGGTCCAGGCCCCGGACGCCCCCTGGCTCACCTTCACCACGGCCCACTACCGGATCCACTGCCCCGTAGCCTTCGAGGCTTTCGGCCGGGAGGTGGCGAGCCGGGTGGAGGGCATCCACGCCCAGTACCTGGGGCTCGTGGGATTCGCCTACGAGAAGCCCGGCCAGCCCATCGACATCCTGATCCAGGATCCCGTGAT harbors:
- the mutL gene encoding DNA mismatch repair endonuclease MutL, which produces MSRIRILPDQVANQIAAGEVVERPSSVLKELVENALDAGARRVEVAWEEGGKRFLEVADDGSGMARDDLYLALERHATSKVRTAEDLGHLASFGFRGEALPSIASVSRFDLTSAESEGAGHRLRCEFGVIKEVAPVSRSRGTTVTVRDLFAQLPARRRFLKSTDTEHAQLWGAVARLALSSPGVHWTLRPDRGTPLVLPPVDDPGQRLAPLLGEKLGRLVPFVNGEPPWRLRGFVSPPDLSFRDRNHLYLFVNGRAVRDRLLLAALSEAWSGTFAKGSYPAAVLFLELPPEAVDVNVHPTKAEVRFREPQRIFAWVRGGAEEAWAKLRGGLASVLELPPKPLEAEFELDPSRRLVPQHPRLWSDHSGGALGGYRALEEAFVTPPPEAVYAYEPAPSGVAEGLGSEAGIRYLGAFQRTYLLAEITGPAGPELWIVDQHVAHERVLFERLFLRRHAPAIQPLMPPQVVQLGPEALARLQPFLAELAAAGVEVDPFGADALVVRGLPDFLVERDPQALLEDLLARLEREGRVDLDAFRRDLNAELACRAAIKKHHALPPDLALGLIQDLLACEVPNTCPHGRPIIKKLTLEDLERSFGRRL